A portion of the Streptomyces sp. NBC_00376 genome contains these proteins:
- a CDS encoding TetR/AcrR family transcriptional regulator — protein MAYRPTARTEATRLAHRERLLDAARELLAEGGYPATGVSALARRAGVATGSVYNHFASKQELLAAVFRHVAGHELGAVREAVQARRGATDQLRALVEVFSYRALRSPRTAWALLAEPVDPLVEEERLTYRRGYHMLAETVIVAGISAGELPEQNAQLSAAAVIGAVGEALLGPLSPVGARTGPGPVVESITALCLRAVGAGGS, from the coding sequence ATGGCCTACCGACCCACCGCCCGTACGGAGGCGACCCGGCTCGCCCACCGTGAACGGCTGCTCGACGCCGCGCGGGAGCTGCTGGCGGAGGGCGGATACCCGGCAACCGGCGTCTCCGCGCTCGCCCGGCGGGCCGGTGTGGCCACCGGCAGCGTGTACAACCACTTCGCCTCCAAGCAGGAACTGCTCGCCGCGGTCTTCCGGCATGTCGCGGGCCATGAGCTGGGCGCGGTACGGGAGGCGGTGCAGGCACGGCGCGGCGCCACCGATCAGCTGCGCGCGCTCGTCGAGGTCTTCTCCTACCGCGCGCTGCGCAGTCCGCGTACGGCCTGGGCGCTGCTGGCCGAACCGGTCGACCCGCTCGTCGAGGAGGAGCGGCTCACCTATCGGCGCGGCTACCACATGCTCGCCGAGACGGTCATCGTCGCCGGTATCTCGGCAGGCGAACTGCCCGAGCAGAACGCCCAGTTGTCGGCCGCCGCCGTGATCGGGGCGGTCGGCGAGGCGCTGCTCGGCCCGCTCTCGCCGGTCGGCGCGCGCACCGGCCCCGGGCCCGTCGTGGAGAGCATCACCGCGCTGTGCCTCAGAGCGGTCGGGGCCGGCGGTTCCTGA
- a CDS encoding ArsR/SmtB family transcription factor translates to MDSNNRLGDIEITDPQAMRALAHPVRLAILDRLRRHGPATATQLAPDVGATPSVTSWHLRHLAGFGLVRDSEPGPDRRQRRWEAAAGGFRFKAPHDPADEEGRSAARALSQEMFRRSADLPARWAAEVEPALDPAWLGQAGLANTRVVVSAEELAAIEEGIERVLAPYATRDPDERPADARGVRLLRYVLPEGAEEQTGRTP, encoded by the coding sequence ATGGATTCCAATAATCGCCTGGGCGATATCGAGATCACCGATCCGCAGGCCATGCGGGCGCTGGCCCATCCGGTGCGGCTGGCGATCCTCGACCGCCTTCGGCGGCACGGGCCCGCGACCGCGACCCAGCTCGCGCCCGACGTGGGCGCGACGCCCTCGGTGACCAGCTGGCATCTGCGCCACCTGGCGGGCTTCGGACTGGTCCGCGACAGCGAGCCGGGCCCGGACCGCCGTCAACGGCGGTGGGAGGCGGCGGCAGGCGGCTTCCGGTTCAAGGCGCCGCACGACCCGGCCGACGAGGAGGGCCGGTCGGCCGCGCGGGCGCTGTCGCAGGAGATGTTCCGGCGCTCGGCCGATCTCCCGGCCCGATGGGCCGCCGAGGTCGAACCCGCACTCGACCCGGCGTGGCTCGGCCAGGCCGGGCTGGCCAACACCCGCGTCGTGGTCTCCGCCGAGGAACTCGCGGCCATCGAGGAGGGGATCGAGCGCGTGCTCGCGCCGTACGCCACCCGTGACCCGGACGAGCGGCCCGCCGACGCCCGCGGCGTCCGGCTGCTGCGCTATGTCCTGCCGGAAGGCGCCGAGGAGCAGACCG
- a CDS encoding ATP-binding SpoIIE family protein phosphatase — protein MGAAILHTLFAQSAVGLHVLDTRLRVVRANLLPDDVPAERLAGRYFTDAYRLERPHEAERVLHGVLDSGAAVRGLVVRGRLADGAGPDRSLKVSVHRLDDARGHTLGLLATVVDVDEQEKARTRSACLAAVRTRVGRSLDVAATCEGLVAAVVPVFADLAVVEVVDEVLRGSDPPPGPLGHDVPLRRVALRGHGADGHRDGLVGEMRRLPARTPYALAVSDLRPRLVRITPRTPWLGTAPESARLIEATGAHSMIVVPLKLHGAVLGLVSLYRCRDSEPFEENDLPMTLTAAAHVALSIDNARQYERDHVIASTVQRRLLPQRDNGNVAVETAHFLLPGRNSGSWFDTIGLSGARTALIVGAVDGPGLQTAITMGQLRTALHALAGLDLEPDEVLARLADTTERLAREREALPPADRLLGQSLTSTCMYAVHDPFAGTCTIARAGNATAGLLTPDGTTAALDVPEGPRLFSGDSAPFATATFALDEGSVLAFFSGTPIPAGRQPAGLREALARPGRSLQDLCDDVVYNLPADAHPEGAALLLARTGVVPPDRFSTWDLPSDLTSPGVARTLMRDRLDSWHLDEETIEATELIVSELVTNAVRYGAPPLRLRLILDRTLTCEVHDGSPVAPHLRHARTADEGGRGLFIVSQLAAHWGTRYGAGGKTLWTEQEIGSATDDR, from the coding sequence ATGGGGGCGGCGATCCTGCACACCTTGTTCGCCCAGTCCGCCGTGGGGCTGCATGTGCTGGACACGCGGCTGCGAGTGGTCCGGGCGAACCTCCTGCCCGACGACGTTCCCGCCGAGCGTCTCGCGGGCCGGTACTTCACCGACGCCTACCGACTGGAGCGGCCGCACGAGGCGGAGCGGGTGCTGCACGGTGTGCTGGACAGCGGGGCGGCCGTGCGCGGTCTCGTGGTCCGCGGCCGGCTCGCCGACGGGGCCGGCCCCGATCGCAGCCTGAAGGTGTCCGTGCACCGGCTGGACGACGCGCGGGGGCACACGCTCGGGCTGCTGGCCACGGTCGTCGACGTGGACGAGCAGGAGAAGGCGCGTACCCGGTCGGCGTGCCTGGCGGCGGTGCGTACCCGGGTGGGCAGGTCGCTCGATGTGGCGGCCACCTGCGAGGGGCTGGTCGCGGCCGTGGTGCCGGTCTTCGCCGACCTGGCCGTCGTCGAGGTGGTGGACGAGGTGCTGCGGGGGTCGGACCCGCCGCCGGGGCCGCTGGGGCACGACGTGCCGCTGCGCCGCGTGGCCCTGCGGGGGCACGGTGCGGACGGTCACCGGGACGGGCTCGTCGGCGAGATGCGCCGGCTGCCCGCCCGTACGCCCTACGCGCTGGCCGTGTCCGACCTCCGGCCCCGCCTGGTCCGGATCACTCCCCGTACGCCCTGGCTCGGCACGGCCCCCGAGAGCGCGCGGCTGATCGAGGCGACCGGGGCCCACTCCATGATCGTGGTGCCGCTGAAACTGCACGGCGCGGTCCTCGGGCTGGTGAGCCTCTACCGGTGCCGGGATTCGGAACCCTTCGAGGAGAACGATCTCCCGATGACGCTGACGGCCGCCGCCCATGTCGCCCTCAGCATCGACAACGCGCGGCAGTACGAGCGCGACCATGTGATCGCCTCCACGGTCCAGCGCCGGCTCCTGCCGCAGCGCGACAACGGCAACGTCGCCGTGGAGACCGCGCACTTCCTGCTGCCCGGACGCAACAGCGGCTCCTGGTTCGACACCATCGGCCTCTCCGGCGCCCGCACTGCCCTGATCGTCGGCGCCGTCGACGGACCCGGGCTCCAGACGGCCATCACCATGGGCCAGCTGCGGACCGCCCTCCACGCGCTGGCCGGACTCGACCTGGAGCCCGACGAGGTGCTGGCCAGGCTGGCCGACACCACCGAACGCCTCGCCAGGGAACGGGAGGCGCTGCCGCCCGCGGACCGGCTGCTCGGGCAGTCGCTCACGAGCACGTGCATGTACGCCGTCCACGACCCGTTCGCCGGTACGTGCACCATCGCGCGGGCGGGGAACGCGACAGCGGGCCTCCTCACCCCCGACGGCACCACGGCCGCCCTGGACGTACCCGAGGGGCCCCGGCTCTTCTCCGGCGACAGCGCCCCCTTCGCCACTGCCACCTTCGCCCTGGACGAAGGCAGTGTCCTGGCGTTCTTCTCCGGCACCCCGATACCCGCGGGCCGGCAGCCTGCCGGTCTGCGCGAGGCCCTCGCCAGACCCGGCCGCAGCCTCCAGGACCTGTGCGACGACGTGGTCTACAACCTGCCGGCCGACGCGCACCCCGAGGGCGCCGCCCTCCTGCTCGCCCGCACCGGCGTCGTTCCGCCGGACCGGTTCTCGACCTGGGACCTGCCCAGCGACCTGACCTCCCCGGGCGTCGCCCGCACGCTCATGCGCGACCGGCTCGACAGCTGGCACCTCGACGAGGAGACGATCGAGGCGACCGAACTCATCGTGAGCGAACTGGTCACCAACGCGGTCCGTTACGGCGCCCCTCCGCTGCGGCTGCGGCTGATCCTGGACCGCACGCTCACCTGCGAAGTGCACGACGGCAGCCCGGTCGCGCCCCACCTGCGCCATGCCCGCACCGCCGACGAGGGCGGTCGCGGCCTGTTCATCGTCTCCCAGCTCGCCGCCCACTGGGGCACCCGGTACGGCGCCGGCGGCAAGACCCTGTGGACCGAGCAGGAGATCGGCTCCGCCACGGACGACCGCTGA
- a CDS encoding acyl-CoA dehydrogenase family protein yields MTVTQHRTDLRPGAPAPHPTHEVTNQAPPRVDLDEYGTNLPLAEAVRAFGAAWHEPELHEIGALVGSERFQTATELAHNSPPVLRTHDRYGNRVDEVEFHPAYHEIIGGAVHHGTHTAGWADPKPGAAVARAASFMLFAQIEPGHACPMSMSHAVVPVLQRDPDVGRDWLPGLLSRAYDPRLITPGEKSGLTFGMGMTEKQGGSDVRANTTRAVPLASDPEGRAHLLTGHKWFFSAPQSDAFLVLAQAESGLTCFLVPRVLADGTRNTVRIQRLKNKLGNKSNASSEVEFDGTWAVRVGEPGRGVPTIIEMVNHTRLDCVLGTTAGMRQSVSEAIWHARHRSAFGARLADQPAMTAVLADLALETEAATWTSLRLAHAYESGSGESEELFRRLATAVSKYWICKRGPHHAYEALECLGGNGYTEDWPLARRYREQPVMAVWEGTGNVIALDVLRGIGRTPQSLDAFWAELETTAGASSVLDAHVRRVRQELADDLRDPLAAQTRARASVEGMALALQASLMLRHAPAASAEAFVAARLDEGRGHQYGILPRGTDAAAIVDRHFGAAG; encoded by the coding sequence ATGACCGTCACCCAGCACCGGACCGACCTGCGGCCCGGGGCCCCCGCTCCGCACCCCACCCACGAGGTCACCAACCAGGCACCGCCCCGGGTGGACCTCGACGAGTACGGCACCAATCTGCCGCTCGCCGAAGCCGTTCGCGCCTTCGGGGCGGCCTGGCACGAACCGGAGCTGCACGAGATCGGCGCCCTGGTCGGCTCCGAGCGCTTCCAGACCGCCACGGAGCTCGCCCACAACTCGCCGCCCGTCCTGCGCACCCACGACCGGTACGGCAACCGCGTCGACGAGGTCGAGTTCCACCCCGCGTACCACGAGATCATCGGCGGGGCCGTGCACCACGGCACGCACACCGCGGGCTGGGCCGACCCGAAGCCCGGGGCTGCGGTGGCACGGGCGGCGTCGTTCATGCTGTTCGCCCAGATCGAGCCCGGCCACGCCTGCCCGATGTCCATGTCGCACGCCGTGGTCCCGGTCCTCCAGCGCGACCCGGACGTGGGCCGGGACTGGCTGCCGGGCCTGCTCAGCCGCGCGTACGACCCCCGCCTGATCACCCCGGGCGAGAAGTCCGGGCTCACCTTCGGCATGGGGATGACGGAGAAGCAGGGCGGCTCCGACGTACGCGCCAACACCACGCGGGCCGTCCCGCTGGCCTCCGACCCCGAGGGCCGAGCCCATCTGCTGACCGGTCACAAGTGGTTCTTCTCCGCCCCGCAGTCGGACGCCTTCCTGGTGCTGGCCCAGGCCGAGTCCGGGCTCACCTGCTTCCTCGTGCCGCGGGTCCTGGCCGACGGCACCCGCAACACGGTCCGGATCCAGCGGCTGAAGAACAAGCTGGGCAACAAGTCGAACGCCTCCTCCGAGGTGGAGTTCGACGGCACCTGGGCGGTCCGGGTCGGCGAGCCGGGCCGCGGCGTCCCGACCATCATCGAGATGGTCAACCACACCCGGCTCGACTGTGTGCTGGGCACCACCGCGGGCATGCGGCAGTCGGTGTCCGAGGCGATCTGGCACGCCCGGCACCGCAGCGCCTTCGGTGCCCGGCTGGCCGACCAGCCCGCCATGACGGCTGTCCTGGCCGACCTGGCGCTGGAGACGGAGGCCGCGACCTGGACCTCGCTGCGCCTGGCCCACGCGTACGAGAGCGGCAGCGGCGAGTCCGAGGAGTTGTTCCGCCGGCTGGCCACCGCGGTGTCCAAGTACTGGATCTGCAAGCGCGGCCCGCACCACGCCTACGAGGCGCTGGAGTGCCTGGGCGGCAACGGCTACACCGAGGACTGGCCGCTGGCCCGGCGCTACCGCGAACAGCCGGTGATGGCGGTGTGGGAGGGGACCGGCAACGTGATCGCCCTCGATGTACTGCGGGGCATCGGACGCACACCGCAGTCGCTGGACGCCTTCTGGGCCGAGCTGGAGACCACGGCCGGTGCCAGTTCCGTACTGGACGCGCATGTCCGCCGGGTGCGCCAGGAGCTGGCCGATGACCTGCGCGACCCGCTCGCGGCGCAGACCCGGGCGCGGGCGTCGGTCGAGGGCATGGCGCTGGCCCTGCAGGCCTCGCTGATGCTCCGTCACGCTCCCGCCGCGTCGGCCGAGGCGTTCGTGGCCGCCAGGCTCGACGAGGGCCGCGGCCACCAGTACGGCATCCTGCCGCGCGGCACCGACGCCGCGGCGATCGTGGACCGGCACTTCGGCGCCGCGGGCTGA